GCGCCGCCTCCAGCAGCGACTGCTGGAGCGGGCTGAGCAGCGCCCGGCGGGCGCGCAGCTCGCGCCGCGCCAGGTCGACCAGGTCGCTGGCACCCTGCGCGTCGATCAGTGGCTTGAGCTCCTCCACCAGCGCCTGCGGCGTGCGCCGCTCGCCCAGCACCTTGCGCAGGCCGCTGGCGCGCTGCAGCTCGACCACGCCTTCCTCCTTGCACAGCTCGCGGGCGATGCCGTAGTTGGTCTGCCCGCGCAGCACGCGTGACAGCACCTCGCGCTCCGCGGGGGTCAGCTCGGCCACGACGATCTGCAGCAGGCGGCGCTCCTGCTCGGCGCGCTCGCGCAGCAGGGGCTCGCGCGCCATCGCCCGGCCGATGGCGGCACGCAGCTCGGCCGGCGCGGTCTGCTTGGCGTAGAAGTCCACGTCGGCGCGCCGCGTCACCTGCGACACCGCCAGGCGCACGTCGTGGCCGTGCGGGCCGGTCAGGAAGATCACCGGCATCGGGCAGCGCAGCGCCAGCAGGCGGTCAAAGATCTGCAGCCCGCTGGCCGCACCGGGCGGCTCGAAGTCGATGTCCAGCGTGATGATGCCGCGCCAGCCCCAGCGGTAGGCGTCGAAGAAGGCCTCGCCGCTCGGGTGGCCCCGGGCCTCCAGGCCGTGCGCCTGCAGGCTGTAGACCAGGCCGTCGCGGAAGTCGGCGTAGTCGTCCAGCACATGCACCATGGGCTGGCAGGCCGGGTCGCTTGGGCGGGCGGATTCAGTCATCGGCCTGCAGTGGTGCGGAGCGCCGATGCAGCGGCAGGCGCACCCGCAGGGTGGTGCCCTGTGACGCGCCATCGGTGGCGCTGTCGGCAATGTCGAGCTGCCCGCCCAGCTCCTCCACCCAGTGGCGGCAGATGTACAGGCCCCAGCCGGTGCCGCCGGCCCGGGTGGTGAAGCCCTGCTCGAACACGCGCGCGTGCAGTACGGGCGGGATGCCGTGGCCGCGGTCGCGCACCCGCAGCTCGACTGCATCGGCTCCTTCGCAGGGCGCGCCTTCGATCGTGAGCAGCCGCTGCGCTGCAGGGGTGTCGGCCATGGCCGCGATGCCGTTGGCGATCAGGTTGCCCAGCACCTCGCCCAGCGCGAGGCGGTCGGCCAGCACGGTCGGCAGTTCGGGTGGCAGGTTCTGTTCGAGCCGGACGGCGTGCGCAGCGGCCAGGCCGGCCTGGTGCGCCAGGGCGTCGGCCACCACCTCCTGCAGCGCCAGCCGCTCCCAGGCCACCTCGGCGCGCAGCCAGGGGCGGAAGCGCTCCACGATGGCCTGCATGTCGGCGGCGGCCCGAGCGGCCAGCCGCGCGCCGTCGGCCAGCCGGTCGGGGCGGCCCTGCTGCAGCCAGGCCTGCATGCCGTCGCAGGCGCTGCTGCAGGCCGCTGCGTGGTTGGAGATCTTGTGCAGCAGCTCGCCAGCGCGTTCGCCCAGCAGGTGCACGGCGGACTGGCGGCGCAGCAGCTCGTTCATCGCCTCGATGCGGCGCTGGTCCTCGACCTCGCGGCTGACGTCGCTGCTGGCCACGATCCAGCCGTCGCCGCGGCCCAGAGCGCGCACCTGCACGCGGGCCTGCCAGCGCGAGCCGTCCGGGCGCTCGTACTCGACCACGCGGCTCTGCGTTGGCGCGTGTCCGGTCAGCAGCGCCTGCCGTTCCGCGGCATGGGCCTCGCGCTGCGGCGCCGGCCAGTAGGGCAGCGGCGCGCGCAGGCCGAGCAGGGCCTCGCGCGGCCAGCCCGAGAGGGCGCAGAAAGCCCGGTTGACCCAGGTGAGCACGCCGTCGCGGTCGATCACCAGCAGGCCCATGTCGACCGACTCCTCGATGTCCTGCCGGAATGCGACCTCCTGGGCCAGCGACCGGGCATCGGCCTGGCGGGCCGCCGCTTCGCGCTGCAGCTCGGCGTCCTTGCGCTGCAGTGCGTCGATCTGCGCCTGCAGGCGCTGGCGGTCCCCCCGGTGCAGCCGGCCCAGCAGGTAGGCCAGTGCCATGCCGCCGAGCAACAGGGGCGCTAGGGGGTCGTTCGGCCAGATCGGGCTCATGCGGGTCGGTTGGTTTTCTCATTTTAGTGAGCCCCCTGCGCACGCCGGGCGGCGGTGTTGTGCCGTATGGGGCGGCCCATATGGAGCGGCAACGGCCGTCGCAGGACGATCAACCGCAACGGCCCGCCACGCACGGCAACGTCCCCGCAGCGAGCCGACCCGTCGATTCCACCCCTTGCCCGGCCCCGGAGGAACCCATGCCCGCCCTGCACCGCCCACTCGCCCTCAGCCTGCTGAGCTCCCTGTTGCTGCTCACCGCCTGCGGCGGCGGTGGGGACAGCGGCGGCGGCGCGACCACGCCGCCGCCCAGCGACACCAGCAAGTCCACCTACAAGCGGCCGGATGGCACGCTCTACTCGGCCGACGCGACGCTGCGCGTGGAGGAGATCAAGGTCGATGCGCGTGCCTCGACCGTGTTCATCCGCACCCAGGGTACGGAGTACAAGCCGAACGGCCTGGCGGTGGTCGAGGACCCGAATGGCTCGCGCGGCAGCGGCTTCATCTATGACAGCGCTGGGCGCATCGTCACCAACGCCCACGTCGTGACCGGCCAGGGCAGCATCATGGTGACCATCCCGGGCCGCGATCGCCCGGTGGCCGCCGAGCTGGTGGCCATCGCCGAGTGCGAGGACCTGGCCGCCTTGAAGCTGGTGTCTGGCAGCCCCTACCCCGCGCTGCCGTGGTCGGTGAGCACGCCGAAGATCTCGATGAAAGTCGGCCTGGCCGGCTACCCGGCCGACGTGAATGCCACCGACCAGAGCGCGCCCTACACCCTGACGGAGGGCACGATCAACACCGACGTGCTGTTCCGCAATACCTACTGGTCGTCGGCCGACGCCTTCTATCACACCGCCACCAGCTACGGCGGCAACTCGGGTGGGCCGCTGATCGAGCTCGACAGCGGTACCGTGGTCGGCGTGCACTACGCGAGCGGCGCCGACAACCGCTACCTTGCCCTGTCGTCCACCACCGCCAAGGAGATCGTCACCGAGCTGATGGCCGGTCGCGACGTGCTGGCGCTGGGCTTCTCGGGCGAGATGTACTACCGCTTTGCCGATGGCTCCGGCACTGTGCTGGGCTACGGGCTGTGGGGCCAGCGGCCCAGCGGCTCGGTGGCCAGCAAGGATGTGCCGATCGGCGTGTGGGTGCGCGGCTTGGCCGCGGGCGGCAAGGCCAAGAAGGCCGGCGTGATGCCGGGCGACGTCATCACCGCGATCGCCGGGGTGCGGCTGGACGGCGATGGCAACGACACCACGATGGCCACCTACTGCAACACCATGCGCAGCCAGAACCCCAACTCGGGCCGCGCGATGGACATCGAGGTCAAGCGCCTCAAGGCCGGCGGCGTGGTCTGCAGCGGCGAGATCAACGGCCGGGTGCTCGGCCTCAAGGGCACGCCCTCGCAGGCCTGCCCGGAGACGTCTGCGGTGCAGACCGGCAATTACCAGGGCTCGGTGGACTACCCGCTCTCCCATGCGCTGTCGCTGCAACTCTTGGACGGCAGGATCAGCGGCACGGCCGACTGGGGCGATGCCAGGGGCACGTTGCAGGGCACGGTCAGCGGCGACGGAGCCGTCAGCTTCGTGCAGAGCGTGGCCTATGCGGGAGTCACCTACAAGTTCACCTACACGGGCACGCGCAACGCCACCACGGGTGTGATGTCGGGTCAGATGCAGGCCAGCGAGGGCAACTACCCCTACACCGACCCGGTGTACTGGAGTGCCTCGCCGACGGCGAACTGACCCAGGCGAAGCCTGGATTGCCGAATCGGTCGGTCAGATGCGCTGGATGACCGGCCGGCTGGCCTCGACGGCAAACCGGGCCGCGGTGCGGATGCTGCTGGCGGGGTCGTTGGGGTCCAGCACGCTGCGCACCTCGGCGCGCAGCAGGTGGGGTTCGAGGCGGAAGCTGAGGTAGCCGCGCTCGTCGGCGCGGCCGTAGCGCGTCAACGGGTACATCTCCAGCAGCGCGTCGGTGCGCGACTGCGCCCAGCCGTGACTGGAGATCGAGGTGCCGCAGAACTCGGTGGCCACGCGCGGCGAGCCGGCCGCCAGGGGATCGGCCTTGAGCTCGCTGACGTAGGTGGCGTGCACGTCGCCGCTGAGCACCACGCAGCCGTTGATGCGGCGGTCCAGCACGGTCTGCAGCAGGCGCTGGCGGGCGTGGGCGTAGCCGTCCCAGCCATCGGTCCAGACCTGGGCGCGCTCGGGGTCGAAACGGTCCTGCGCCACCGCGCGCGACATCAGCGTGGGCTGGGCCAGCAGGTTCCAGCGCTGCGCGGGGTTCCAGGATTCGGCCAGCCACTGCTCCTGCGCCATGCCCAGCAGGCTGCGGCGCGGGTCTTCCAGCTCGGCGCATTCGGCCTGGCGCACGG
The Sphaerotilus microaerophilus DNA segment above includes these coding regions:
- a CDS encoding response regulator transcription factor is translated as MTESARPSDPACQPMVHVLDDYADFRDGLVYSLQAHGLEARGHPSGEAFFDAYRWGWRGIITLDIDFEPPGAASGLQIFDRLLALRCPMPVIFLTGPHGHDVRLAVSQVTRRADVDFYAKQTAPAELRAAIGRAMAREPLLRERAEQERRLLQIVVAELTPAEREVLSRVLRGQTNYGIARELCKEEGVVELQRASGLRKVLGERRTPQALVEELKPLIDAQGASDLVDLARRELRARRALLSPLQQSLLEAALAGRSDVQIARQLGWHDEADRERRWRPRVQEALDDALALLQARSVAQLRRWLAWLDQRHPADPGDPDPPGDG
- a CDS encoding ATP-binding protein; this translates as MSPIWPNDPLAPLLLGGMALAYLLGRLHRGDRQRLQAQIDALQRKDAELQREAAARQADARSLAQEVAFRQDIEESVDMGLLVIDRDGVLTWVNRAFCALSGWPREALLGLRAPLPYWPAPQREAHAAERQALLTGHAPTQSRVVEYERPDGSRWQARVQVRALGRGDGWIVASSDVSREVEDQRRIEAMNELLRRQSAVHLLGERAGELLHKISNHAAACSSACDGMQAWLQQGRPDRLADGARLAARAAADMQAIVERFRPWLRAEVAWERLALQEVVADALAHQAGLAAAHAVRLEQNLPPELPTVLADRLALGEVLGNLIANGIAAMADTPAAQRLLTIEGAPCEGADAVELRVRDRGHGIPPVLHARVFEQGFTTRAGGTGWGLYICRHWVEELGGQLDIADSATDGASQGTTLRVRLPLHRRSAPLQADD
- a CDS encoding S1C family serine protease — its product is MPALHRPLALSLLSSLLLLTACGGGGDSGGGATTPPPSDTSKSTYKRPDGTLYSADATLRVEEIKVDARASTVFIRTQGTEYKPNGLAVVEDPNGSRGSGFIYDSAGRIVTNAHVVTGQGSIMVTIPGRDRPVAAELVAIAECEDLAALKLVSGSPYPALPWSVSTPKISMKVGLAGYPADVNATDQSAPYTLTEGTINTDVLFRNTYWSSADAFYHTATSYGGNSGGPLIELDSGTVVGVHYASGADNRYLALSSTTAKEIVTELMAGRDVLALGFSGEMYYRFADGSGTVLGYGLWGQRPSGSVASKDVPIGVWVRGLAAGGKAKKAGVMPGDVITAIAGVRLDGDGNDTTMATYCNTMRSQNPNSGRAMDIEVKRLKAGGVVCSGEINGRVLGLKGTPSQACPETSAVQTGNYQGSVDYPLSHALSLQLLDGRISGTADWGDARGTLQGTVSGDGAVSFVQSVAYAGVTYKFTYTGTRNATTGVMSGQMQASEGNYPYTDPVYWSASPTAN